In the Roseibium sp. HPY-6 genome, one interval contains:
- a CDS encoding extracellular solute-binding protein, which translates to MKTAKLLAATAFVAASGLSVSQAQAEELTLCWAAWDPANALVELSKEFEAQSGHTMKFEFVPWPNFADRMLNELNSGGKLCDLLIGDSQWIGGGAENGHYVKLNDFFDKEGISMDDFAPATVYAYSTWPKGTPNYYALPAMGDANGWFYRKDWFAKPEIQEAFKAEHGRDLAPPKTQMELLQVAKFFQGREIDGQKRYGAAIFTERGSEGITMGATSAMYPFGFKYEMTPGKYDMEGAVNSPDAVAGLEFYKELYKTSTPPGYTDSYMEQSLDAFKSGQVAMAMNWFAFFPGLYADPDTGGDKIGFFVNPGQLKEASTLGGQGISVVAYSDKQDAALEYIKWFAQPSVQKKWWDLGGYSCHVSVLNDPNFADSAPFAADFLLAMDGVMDFWQEPAYAELLLAMQKRLHDYVVADQGTAKEALDKLIEDWTEVFEDEGKL; encoded by the coding sequence ATGAAAACTGCGAAACTTCTCGCGGCGACCGCTTTTGTGGCGGCAAGCGGGCTAAGCGTATCTCAGGCACAGGCAGAAGAACTGACGCTGTGCTGGGCCGCATGGGACCCGGCAAACGCCCTTGTTGAACTTTCCAAGGAATTTGAAGCCCAGTCAGGGCATACAATGAAATTCGAATTCGTGCCGTGGCCGAACTTCGCGGACCGGATGCTGAACGAACTTAATTCGGGCGGCAAGCTCTGCGACCTTCTCATCGGCGACAGCCAATGGATCGGCGGTGGTGCGGAAAACGGCCACTATGTCAAGCTGAACGACTTCTTCGACAAGGAAGGCATCAGCATGGACGACTTCGCGCCAGCGACCGTCTATGCCTATTCGACCTGGCCTAAGGGAACGCCAAACTACTACGCGCTGCCTGCAATGGGCGATGCGAATGGCTGGTTCTATCGCAAGGACTGGTTTGCGAAACCGGAAATCCAGGAAGCCTTCAAGGCTGAACACGGCCGCGACCTGGCCCCTCCGAAAACCCAGATGGAGCTTTTGCAAGTCGCCAAGTTCTTCCAGGGCCGCGAAATCGACGGCCAGAAGCGCTACGGCGCGGCCATCTTCACCGAGCGCGGCTCTGAAGGCATCACCATGGGCGCAACAAGCGCCATGTACCCGTTCGGCTTCAAGTATGAGATGACGCCGGGCAAATATGACATGGAAGGCGCGGTGAATTCACCGGATGCGGTTGCCGGGCTTGAGTTCTACAAGGAGCTCTACAAGACGTCGACGCCTCCAGGCTACACCGATAGTTACATGGAACAGTCTCTTGACGCCTTCAAGTCGGGTCAAGTGGCCATGGCCATGAACTGGTTCGCCTTCTTCCCGGGCCTTTACGCGGATCCGGATACCGGTGGCGACAAGATCGGCTTCTTTGTGAACCCGGGGCAGCTGAAAGAGGCTTCCACGCTTGGCGGACAGGGCATTTCCGTTGTTGCCTATTCCGACAAGCAGGACGCAGCGCTCGAGTACATCAAGTGGTTTGCACAGCCTTCCGTTCAAAAGAAGTGGTGGGATCTCGGTGGATATTCCTGTCACGTCAGCGTTCTGAACGATCCGAACTTCGCGGACAGCGCGCCGTTTGCCGCCGACTTCCTGCTCGCCATGGACGGCGTCATGGATTTCTGGCAGGAGCCCGCCTATGCGGAACTGCTGCTGGCGATGCAAAAGCGGCTGCATGACTATGTCGTGGCCGATCAGGGAACGGCAAAAGAAGCTCTCGACAAACTCATCGAAGACTGGACCGAGGTCTTCGAGGACGAGGGCAAGCTGTAA
- a CDS encoding SDR family oxidoreductase, which yields MEKPLNGKTALVTGGSRNIGRLTALELAAKGADVIVTYNSQADAAAEVVAEIEAAGRRGKALQADFSDSSNVTLLVSKAQETLTHWQAEGLDILVNNAGAIRIGGFDQITGDDLDAIYTTNFKSVVLLTQAFLPSLRDGGRIVNLSSGLANGVFPPLIAYGPMKAALQTMTLYWAQILGPRQITVNAVAPGGLDDDFNARLFDEIIPGARDYITSSTALGRVGLPEDVSGVIAFLCDPKAAFVTGAVLKIDGGFKL from the coding sequence ATGGAAAAACCGCTGAATGGAAAAACAGCGTTGGTCACCGGCGGAAGCCGCAATATCGGCCGGTTAACCGCGCTGGAACTCGCTGCCAAGGGCGCAGATGTCATTGTGACCTATAACAGCCAGGCTGATGCCGCGGCAGAAGTTGTAGCCGAGATCGAAGCGGCTGGACGGCGGGGCAAGGCTCTGCAGGCAGATTTCTCCGACAGTTCCAACGTCACGCTACTTGTATCAAAGGCGCAGGAGACATTGACGCACTGGCAAGCCGAAGGGCTGGACATCCTGGTCAACAATGCAGGCGCGATACGGATCGGCGGGTTCGATCAGATAACCGGCGACGATCTGGACGCCATCTATACGACGAACTTCAAGAGCGTTGTCTTGCTGACCCAGGCATTTTTGCCGTCGCTGCGCGATGGCGGCCGCATCGTGAACCTGAGCTCCGGCCTGGCCAACGGTGTCTTCCCTCCGCTGATCGCATATGGGCCAATGAAAGCCGCCTTGCAGACAATGACCCTTTACTGGGCGCAAATTCTGGGGCCACGGCAAATCACCGTAAATGCAGTGGCACCGGGTGGGCTCGACGACGATTTCAACGCCCGGCTCTTCGACGAAATCATACCCGGCGCGCGCGACTACATCACCAGTAGCACGGCACTTGGTCGCGTTGGCCTGCCGGAGGACGTGAGCGGTGTCATCGCATTCCTCTGCGATCCGAAGGCCGCATTCGTCACCGGCGCCGTTTTGAAAATAGACGGCGGTTTCAAGCTTTAA
- a CDS encoding LacI family DNA-binding transcriptional regulator yields the protein MKPTVHDIAREAGVSLSTVDRVLNGRADVRPKNAERVKDAVRRLGYVRDTNAANLAKKRRYKFTFVLPEGPNHFVETVAGAVREATDAQVTDRADVDIIYVNAADPHAVVKRLKSLDLGRLDGVAIMVPETPQVRDAIAHIKSAGAYVVALVSDLPNSRCDHFVGIDNFSAGQTAGALLGRFLRKETGCILVATNSMVSRDSIERRFGLDEVLSRDFPRLKALPTIEFHDDPDRIRETLQRSIAAHGDLKAVYSMGSGNAIMLDALRQSARDRDLVVVAHDLTSVTRQALLDGEVDAIIVQNVGHLARSALRVLRAKCDDAGIYEAQEQIRIEIIMRENLY from the coding sequence GTGAAGCCTACTGTCCACGATATAGCGCGCGAGGCCGGTGTCAGCCTGTCGACCGTCGACCGCGTCCTCAACGGACGGGCGGACGTGCGGCCAAAAAACGCTGAACGCGTAAAAGATGCGGTCCGAAGGCTCGGCTATGTGCGTGACACCAATGCGGCGAACCTTGCAAAGAAAAGGCGCTACAAGTTCACGTTTGTCCTGCCTGAAGGTCCGAACCATTTTGTCGAGACTGTTGCCGGCGCCGTTCGGGAGGCAACCGATGCACAAGTAACCGACCGGGCCGATGTCGACATCATCTACGTGAATGCCGCTGATCCGCATGCCGTTGTGAAACGCCTGAAATCTCTGGATCTCGGACGCCTTGACGGTGTTGCGATCATGGTACCGGAGACACCGCAGGTGCGCGACGCGATTGCGCATATCAAAAGCGCAGGCGCTTATGTGGTCGCCCTGGTGTCCGACCTGCCGAACTCGCGCTGCGATCACTTTGTTGGAATTGACAATTTTTCGGCCGGTCAGACAGCTGGCGCGCTACTTGGACGCTTCCTGCGCAAAGAAACCGGCTGCATTCTGGTGGCCACGAATTCGATGGTGTCCCGCGACAGTATCGAGCGGCGCTTTGGCCTCGACGAGGTGCTGTCGCGTGATTTTCCGAGGCTCAAGGCGTTGCCGACGATCGAGTTTCACGACGATCCGGACCGGATCAGGGAAACGCTTCAAAGAAGCATTGCCGCCCATGGCGATCTGAAGGCTGTTTATTCCATGGGCTCCGGGAATGCCATCATGCTGGATGCCTTGAGACAATCTGCACGTGATCGCGATCTTGTTGTTGTTGCGCATGACCTGACTTCCGTCACGCGCCAGGCATTGCTGGATGGTGAAGTGGATGCCATCATCGTGCAGAACGTGGGGCATCTTGCCAGGAGCGCTCTCAGGGTACTTCGCGCCAAGTGCGATGACGCTGGAATCTATGAAGCGCAGGAGCAGATCCGCATTGAAATCATCATGCGCGAAAACCTTTACTAG
- a CDS encoding LysR family transcriptional regulator: MKQASQVAFLKVVELGSIRAAARALGQDPSGISRRITRLEQQLGTKLLDRNGNTTVTTAQGQLYFERLSSIIDQLEASEAEVSGENLVPSGLLRVTSAIDFGQEFVADWLLDYRRKYPDVEFDLVLASGFVDLTQTGIDVALRVGNLPDSNLIARKLADVPRVLVASPDYLKRMGTPQHPDNLKTHEHVFFASSNRQNPLELIGPGGAVMRVQRTNGVAINSVRSAVKAVADGVGIHAGPLWAFAGHIERGEVVTILSEFTQKQLPLYAVRNPSAVVPARISRFIDHVAAKVRSVEGLRV; the protein is encoded by the coding sequence ATGAAACAGGCGAGCCAGGTTGCATTTCTGAAAGTGGTTGAGCTGGGCTCAATTCGCGCTGCCGCGCGTGCGCTTGGTCAGGATCCGTCGGGCATTTCGCGGAGGATTACCCGGCTGGAACAACAGCTCGGCACAAAACTGCTGGACCGAAACGGCAACACCACTGTGACAACGGCGCAAGGGCAGCTCTATTTCGAGCGCTTGTCATCAATCATCGACCAACTTGAAGCATCGGAAGCCGAAGTCAGCGGCGAGAATCTCGTTCCGAGCGGATTGCTCCGCGTGACCTCGGCGATTGATTTTGGACAGGAATTTGTTGCGGACTGGCTTCTGGACTATCGCAGAAAGTACCCGGACGTTGAGTTTGACCTAGTTCTTGCGAGCGGATTCGTCGATCTGACACAAACCGGGATTGATGTCGCGTTGCGCGTCGGCAACCTGCCGGACTCAAACCTGATCGCCAGGAAGTTGGCGGATGTGCCGCGGGTCCTGGTGGCGTCGCCGGACTACCTTAAACGGATGGGGACACCGCAACATCCCGACAATCTGAAAACGCACGAGCACGTCTTTTTTGCCTCCTCCAATCGCCAAAATCCGTTGGAGCTAATCGGGCCCGGCGGAGCTGTGATGCGGGTGCAACGGACCAATGGGGTCGCGATCAATTCGGTCCGGTCTGCGGTCAAAGCTGTTGCTGACGGGGTTGGGATTCATGCAGGCCCGCTCTGGGCATTCGCTGGCCATATCGAACGCGGCGAAGTCGTCACGATCCTATCGGAATTTACGCAAAAGCAGCTGCCGCTTTACGCGGTCCGAAATCCGTCGGCTGTCGTTCCCGCTCGCATTTCAAGGTTCATAGATCACGTGGCAGCGAAGGTGCGAAGTGTTGAAGGTCTTAGGGTTTGA
- a CDS encoding SDR family oxidoreductase: MTNSDNSISRRSMLTRMGVAAVAGAAATQASAQTAGAKPLAGRVAIVSGARNNMGRAFSVKLAEMGANVVVHYHRAETRDQAEETARLVEAKGVRAALTMGDLGQVENVRAMYDTAEQAFGGVDIVLNHAGAILKKPLAEFSDDEFERLDAINNRGLFYSLREAAMRVRNGGRIINTGTSLLAGAAPGYTIYSGTKAPVEEYTRMLAKELGAKRITVNSFAPGPVDTPFFHEQETEQSAAYAARLSTEQRLGAIDDIVPIVAFLASPESQWVNGQTVWINGGYLTR, from the coding sequence ATGACGAACAGTGACAATTCCATTTCTCGGCGTTCGATGTTGACCCGAATGGGAGTAGCCGCAGTGGCGGGCGCTGCTGCGACACAGGCCAGTGCGCAAACCGCAGGCGCTAAACCGCTCGCCGGAAGAGTGGCCATCGTTTCAGGAGCGCGCAATAACATGGGCCGCGCGTTCTCGGTCAAGCTGGCCGAAATGGGCGCTAACGTCGTTGTCCATTACCACCGGGCGGAAACCCGGGACCAGGCAGAAGAGACCGCTCGTCTTGTCGAGGCAAAAGGCGTGCGCGCGGCCTTGACGATGGGGGATCTTGGGCAGGTTGAGAACGTACGAGCCATGTACGACACTGCCGAACAGGCCTTCGGAGGCGTCGATATCGTGCTGAACCATGCAGGCGCAATCCTCAAGAAGCCGCTTGCCGAATTCTCTGACGACGAGTTCGAGCGCCTGGATGCGATCAACAACCGGGGTTTGTTTTACAGCTTGCGAGAAGCTGCGATGCGTGTCCGCAACGGTGGCCGGATCATCAACACGGGAACGTCTCTCCTGGCTGGCGCGGCACCGGGCTACACGATTTATTCGGGCACCAAGGCGCCTGTTGAGGAATACACGCGGATGCTCGCCAAGGAGTTGGGCGCAAAGCGGATCACCGTGAACTCCTTTGCACCCGGTCCGGTGGACACGCCTTTCTTCCACGAACAGGAAACCGAGCAATCGGCAGCCTATGCCGCGCGCCTGTCGACCGAACAGCGTCTGGGCGCTATCGACGACATCGTGCCGATCGTCGCGTTCCTCGCAAGTCCAGAGTCTCAGTGGGTAAATGGGCAGACGGTCTGGATCAACGGCGGTTATCTTACCCGCTAA